A region from the Eulemur rufifrons isolate Redbay chromosome 21, OSU_ERuf_1, whole genome shotgun sequence genome encodes:
- the TRPV4 gene encoding transient receptor potential cation channel subfamily V member 4 isoform X3 has product MADPSEGPHAGPGEAAEPPGDESSTAGGEAFPLSSLANLFEGEDGSPSPPADAGRPTGPGDGRPNLRMKFQGAFRKGVPNPIDLLESTLYESSVVPGPKKAPMDSLFDYGTYRHHPSDNKRWRRKVIEKQPQSPKAPAPQPPPILKVFNRPILFDIVSRGSTADLDGLLPFLLTHKKRLTDEEFREPSTGKTCLPKALLNLSSGRNDTIPVLLDIAERTGNMREFINSPFRDIYYRGELPLSLAACTNQPHIVNYLTENPHKKADMRRQDSRGNTVLHALVAIADNTRENTKFVTKMYDLLLLKCARLFPDSNLEAVLNNDGLSPLMMAAKTGKIGVFQHIIRREVTDEDTRHLSRKFKDWAYGPVYSSLYDLSSLDTCGEEASVLEILVYNSKIENRHEMLAVEPINELLRDKWRKFGAVSFYINVVSYLCAMVIFTLTAYYQPLEGTPPYPYHTTVDYLRLAGEIITLLTGVLFFFTNIKDLFMKKCPGVNSLFIDGSFQLLYFIYSVLVIVSAALYLAGIEAYLAVMVFALVLGWMNALYFTRGLKLTGTYSIMIQKILFKDLFRFLLVYLLFMIGYASALVSLLNPCANMKVCNEDQTNCTVPTYPSCRDSETFSTFLLDLFKLTIGIGDLEMLSSTKYPVVFIVLLVTYIILTFVLLLNMLIALMGETVGQVSKESKHIWKLQWATTILDIERSFPVFLRKAFRSGEMVTVGKSSDGTPDRRWCFRVDEVNWSHWNQNLGIINEDPGKSETYQYYGFSHTVGRLRRDRWSSVVPRVVELNKNSSPDEVVVPLDTVGNPSCDGPQQGYPPKWRTDDAPL; this is encoded by the exons ATGGCGGATCCCAGCGAAGGCCCCCACGCAGGGCCTGGGGAGGCGGCCGAGCCCCCTGGGGACGAGAGCAGCACCGCCGGCGGGGAGgccttccccctctcctccctggccAATCTGTTTGAGGGGGAGGATGGCTCTCCTTCGCCACCGGCCGATGCCGGTCGCCCCACTGGCCCAGGCGATGGGCGACCAAACCTGCGCATGAAGTTCCAGGGCGCCTTCCGCAAGGGGGTGCCCAACCCCATCGACCTGCTGGAGTCCACCCTGTATGAGTCCTCGGTGGTGCCTGGGCCCAAGAAAGCACCCATGGACTCGCTCTTTGACTACGGCACCTATCGTCACCACCCCAGTGACAACAAGCGATGGAGGAGGAAGGTCATAGA GAAGCAGCCGCAGAGCCCCAaagcccccgccccccagccgcCCCCCATCCTCAAAGTCTTCAACCGGCCCATCCTCTTTGACATCGTGTCCCGAGGCTCCACTGCTGACCTGGACGGGCTGCTCCCCTTCCTGCTGACCCACAAGAAGCGCCTGACTGACGAGGAGTTCCGGG AGCCATCCACGGGGAAGACCTGCCTGCCCAAGGCCCTGCTGAACCTGAGCAGCGGCCGCAACGACACGATCCCTGTGCTCCTGGACATCGCCGAGCGCACCGGCAACATGCGCGAGTTCATCAACTCGCCCTTCCGCGACATCTACTACCGAG GTGAGCTGCCCCTGTCGCTGGCCGCCTGCACCAACCAGCCCCACATCGTCAACTACCTGACCGAGAACCCGCACAAGAAGGCGGACATGCGGCGGCAAGACTCGCGCGGCAACACCGTGCTGCACGCGCTGGTGGCCATCGCCGACAACACCCGCGAGAACACCAAGTTCGTCACCAAGATGTATGACCTGCTGCTGCTCAAGTGCGCACGCCTCTTCCCCGACAGCAACCTGGAAGCCGTGCTCAACAACGACGGCCTCTCGCCCCTCATGATGGCCGCCAAGACCGGCAAGATTGGG GTCTTCCAGCACATCATCCGGCGGGAGGTGACAGACGAGGACACGCGACACCTGTCCCGCAAGTTCAAGGACTGGGCCTACGGGCCAGTGTACTCCTCGCTCTACGACCTCTCCTCCCTGGACACGTGTGGGGAAGAGGCCTCCGTGCTGGAAATCCTGGTGTATAACAGCAAGATCGAG AACCGCCACGAGATGCTGGCCGTGGAGCCCATCAACGAACTCCTGCGGGACAAGTGGCGCAAGTTCGGGGCCGTCTCCTTCTACATCAACGTGGTCTCCTACCTGTGCGCCATGGTCATCTTCACCCTCACCGCCTACTACCAGCCGCTGGAGGGCACC ccaccGTACCCTTACCACACCACGGTGGACTACCTGAGGCTGGCTGGCGAGATCATCACGCTCCTTACTGGGGTCCTCTTCTTCTTCACCAAC ATCAAAGACTTGTTCATGAAGAAATGCCCTGGGGTGAACTCTCTCTTCATCGATGGCTCCTTCCAGCTgctcta CTTCATCTACTCCGTGCTGGTGATCGTGTCTGCGGCCCTCTACCTGGCGGGCATCGAGGCCTACCTGGCCGTGATGGTCTTTGCCCTGGTCCTGGGCTGGATGAACGCCCTTTACTTCACCCGCGGGCTGAAGCTGACGGGGACCTACAGCATCATGATCCAGAAG ATCCTCTTCAAAGACCTCTTCCGCTTCCTGCTCGTCTACTTGCTCTTCATGATCGGCTACGCTTCAG CCCTGGTGTCCCTCCTGAACCCGTGCGCCAACATGAAGGTGTGCAACGAGGACCAGACCAACTGCACGGTGCCCACCTACCCCTCGTGCCGCGACAGCGAGACCTTCAGCACCTTCCTCCTGGACCTCTTCAAGCTGACCATTGGCATAGGCGACCTGGAGATGCTGAGCAGCACCAAGTACCCCGTGGTCTTCATCGTCCTGCTCGTCACCTACATCATCCTCACCTTCGTGCTGCTCCTCAACATGCTCATCGCGCTCATGGGGGAGACGGTGGGCCAGGTATCCAAGGAGAGCAAGCACATCTGGAAGCTGCAG tgggccaccaccatcctggaCATCGAGCGCTCCTTCCCCGTGTTCCTGAGGAAGGCCTTCCGCTCCGGGGAGATGGTCACCGTGGGCAAGAGCTCGGACGGCACCCCAGACCGCAGGTGGTGCTTCAG GGTGGACGAGGTGAACTGGTCGCACTGGAACCAGAACTTGGGCATCATCAACGAGGACCCCGGCAAGAGCGAGACCTACCAGTACTATGGCTTCTCGCACACCGTGGGCCGCCTCCGCAGGG ATCGCTGGTCCTCGGTGGTGCCCCGCGTGGTGGAGCTGAACAAGAACTCGAGCCCCGACGAGGTGGTGGTGCCTCTCGACACCGTGGGGAACCCCAGCTGCGACGGCCCCCAGCAGGGTTACCCCCCGAAGTGGAGGACTGACGACGCCCCCCTCTAG